The genomic region ATGTAAAATTCGTTATCGTCAACCAATATTGCTGTTGCAATCTCGCTACAGTTCAGAGGTAGGAACATTGGCAAACTTAGCAGAGGGACATCCCTGAGCAACCCAAGAAGAATGTCATGGTCTTCGGTGCAGTAGCTTTGCCCTTGGTTCCGATTAACTCTCAACCTATTGGCAAATGGCAAGTATACAATCATGATATGCTAACATGATCTAGTGGCAGTCGTTAGAAATTCATCGCGCataaattttccttttcttcttttgcccTAATTAATTGCCTTTTCCACTGGACACCGTGATTGGTACAGAAATAGCAAGAAAACAGCTAACCACATTTGCAGTGATTGGTAATACAAGACCCTGAAACTGAAAGGTCAAGTTTGTTACCTATTTCAGTCAAAGATACAGAAATAGCAAGAAAACAGCTAACCACATCCGCAGCAAAGGAAACCACTCCAGAGATCTATCAGAACAGTGAGAATTTATAGAGTCTAACTGAATTCGgccaaattcataaaagtgAGCCATTTCATTGTGTGGCAATGATATACAAAGACGACAACcattgagaaagaagaaatttttcatatttagttCCCTGCCCACTTAGATGTCAAAAGGTCTCCTTCCATTGAACATAATCGTATTTAGCTCACAACCACATCCTGGTAAACCTTCCCATGTCAAACCCACTCTTAGTGGATATGGAGAGCTTTTCATGGTCTTCTTTGCTTTCTTGATATTTACACAATGTATTGTCAATTTCTACCTCTACCTCTACTTTGGATTGAGTCCCAAGTGCAACTTTCTCTCAGATAAGAAGCAAAATGGAGACAGGCAGAGTCAAGCAGCAGTCATCTCATCTGTATTGATAATTTCCTCAACAAACTGTGTTTTCGGCTCTAAATCTATAAACTGGTTGGACTTGCTGGCAAGATGTGAGATGCTAACCCTCCCTTGACGCTTAATATAGTCAGCAACAGCTTTCATTTCATCCTGagatatgtatatatatttcccTCTATCATCCATAACACCAGAGAGTCGccctaaaatgaaaaaaaatcataGTTTAAATTTCTCATGACCAAAATTGACAAATTAAACTCTTGACAGAAAATTATGCAGAAATACTacatcataattattttatgtcaaCATGATGAGGTAATTCAACCTATCTTCACTAAGCCTACAATGATAATGATGGAGAAAGAGGTACCAGAGTTATGTCTGAAGATAAAATTCAGCATAAGTGGTAAATTATAATCAATATCTAACCATCATGCCAAATAagcttaagaaaatattttaataattttaacagATGATGATACCTAACTACTATAAAAGTGAGAAGATTTATCTCTTTAACCATGAAAATTGCAACAAAAATCTACAGGACGCTAAAAACatgttttttttccttttcttttccagataatttttattttaaaaaagagggaagaagaaaacaaagacaTACCCATACTTTCCAGGGAGGTTATCCTATTAATACATTCCTGCATTAGCCAAAAGTGCAtgcaaaaattagaaaaccaAATAATTGCGTTTAACCAAAGTGACAagacaataaaaattacactcataatttttaatcacttgaaaagccggaaatatatataatataatataatataaattagagaAGAAGTAAATTCAGATATGCCATTGTTAAACTCAACCCAGTACAAGttcaaagcaattaaattCAACTATATTATATTCTGTTGCTGCATCCTTAAGCACTAAAGTTGAGAGAGTACCTGGGTCCTCATTGTAAACTCTGCAGCAAGATCTTCCAAGGGAACACATTTCTGTTTCTGCAAGATGACATTGAATAAAATGCAATAAGAAGTATCAACACCATAACAACCTGAACCCAGCAAcattatcattatcatataTGCTTGCACCTGGTAACTGAGTTAGTAACCTTATTTAGATTGACGTTGCAACACTATATACAGTTCCAGATGCACAACTTAATGGAGACATTCATTTGTAGCgtgaaatgaaaaaagaaaaagtaaaatataaccCCACAAATGATTGGGACAAGATATTAATAGGAAAACTCATCtagtatataaattaaatgataaaatccTTGTACACTGATAAGAGCAGATCCAGAGTACCTTTATGTATTCCACAAACTCAGATAGCAAACCCTGATTTCCATCTTGAGCTTCACTTTCTGTTGCTCCTTCAGCATCAACCGAAAACTCCCCTTTCCATTTTTCAAACTCTAATGCAGCGGCTTCCTCCTCTTTGGCCTTCCGAGCCTTGGCTTCTTCTTCCTATATGAAACatgagaaatttatttaaccACAAACTCAAATACGATTATTCTGAAAATACCAAAGAGAAGAGGAGGAGCCCACCAGCATACGCTCCTTTGCCTCATGCTCTTCATCCTTCCTTCTCCGCATTTCTGCATAGCGATCTTGCTTAGTCTGCCTTGATCCACGAGCAGCTTCCTCAGCCTTCAAAACAATCATGTACATCTCAGCAGAGAAACAACTAATATCCCACTAAAACAGAAAATGAACAAAGtaaaggagaaaataacacaaGGACTCAGGTTCAATGAGCATCCATAATGATAGGACTGTAATCATAGAGATGCAGAACCAAATAagaattatctatttatttatctgaaaataatgaaagaaaggATTGAAATGCTGCACCTGTCTTTGAGCTTCCCGCTCTTGCCGCTTCTTGTCTTTCTTTCGTGAACCTCTAGCCTCGTATTGTTCATCGGCAGCAGCTTCATCATCACTTTCATCAAAAGTTTCTGCATCAAGAATTGCATTTGTTAAGactcattttcaatttctttgaTTCAACCATGATATTCAATCGTCACAGACATTTccagtaaattaaaaaaaattaattcaagaaATCTTATAATTGTACACATGGAGACGAAAAGAAGGAAGACAATCAAGATCCTACAGCAATATAGATAATCAGCACAAACAGTGctgaaacaaaattaaaataaaaagcaaataACTAGAAATGCAtactaacaaattaaaaataacagcCTAATCAAAACAATAACACTAATGACAAACCTTCAAGAGGTGCTTCGGCAGGTCTAGATGAGCTGCTAGCAGCACCAGCTGCAGGTCTTCTACGCATTCGGCGAGCACCAGTGGCGCGCACCACATTTTCCCTCTGTGGAACCTGAAATTCATGCTCTCAATACTTTATTTAACCAAATTCCATGTAAATTCTAGATCTCTATGGAAAAAGCGTCAATTAACATACAGACCTGAGGGTCTTCTTGATGCAGGTCAGCTGATCGAGAATCTTGACGGCGTTTCCATATATATAACGGAATCAGAGAAATAACAAGTAGCATTGAGATAATTGCAACAAATAATTCCTCCATTTTCAAATCCTTTCCTGcaattttaaaaaggaaattacgattcagatagtgaatttaatagaaagaaaacattaattttattgttacgTGGATACTTTTTTGATTGTTGATCCTCTGAAACAAGTGAAGTTTGATGTGAGATTGTAGAAGAAAAGTTTGTAGCAGAGGAGAAAAACTATTTTGTAACCATGGACCTGGATGAAACGACGTGGTTTATTCTCGTAGCTTTCAGAACTAAAACGAAACGACGACGTTGTCTATCATGTTCTTGGATGTTTCGGCGTTGGTCGAGTTTTTCCGAAATTTGATACGAATTGAAAACACAAACACAAACGTAAATTTCTGtgtgtttttatttgagaaaaaatgCATATAACTTTCTCTTATTATTCTTCATCTTAATTCTTACTTTTctaaattagtaataattccttattcattttattttattcctttttataCATAGagattttaaatctatttattcCTTATTCATTGTTAGAATTTTccaaatctttttataaattatttaattccatttatagaatttataaaatatttaattctctTTATGAAGctagtaataatatttaattttttttataaatatctacATACtactttcttttaatatgaaatatgatattttcataatcaaactcatttaaaatataaaagttgtaCAACTACTAAATGAAATATGTAAATTACggaattataattaaaaggaTTCTATCAATacaattaaaagatataaatataatttttttattattcattagaaaatttttctttttattttttattttttaattatacttatatttatattttattattcatcaagTCATACTCTCCCATCACAGTTaccaattaaataaatctttagCATCCcatgtttttgttttgtctGTTGATGCCCTTGATTTTTCTGAAAAGGCAGCAACTAGTTAActagttattttctcatttttggATGCTCCCTCTGCCCTCATACTTCCTTTATCAATTTCTCCAAAAcaaattaattgttaattaattgaaGAAAGTAACctggaatttcttttaatactaaaataaggCTCTAGGCATGCTAGTCACGGGCAAACTCGgatgattaaaaataaattattaaaaataaagctctagttagatatttaaatatgtatgtctctatttatatattaaatttataaattatcgATACAGATTcgtaaatttaaatattggtatatgtgttaattatttaatattaatatgtaaaatttccatatatatatatacttcacCCTCCACCCTCCTGTTAATTGtgatttatatatcaaatttaagaattttggacacaaattttgatatttttctattgaaaagaaataataacaaagttaatttcaaataacttcttttcttttatttgaaaaaaagaagaagagagatgTACTTTTCATACTAATGGTGCAACTGATGGATCGAGAAGATatctaaaaacataaaatggcaaattaaaatattgcaTTACATAACACATACAACATAAGATAATTTCGATGGAACAGAGCCTCTACAGTCCTTCAGTAAAAGACACGCCAGTAGAGCTTAGCCATGCTCCACCTTGTATCAGCTCTGCAACAGTAAATTTCCTGGCCTCAATTGGATCTGTAATGACATGAAAACCATCCCAATTCACTCTCTTACTAGTACCTGCACCAGGCCCTCTATTTGCATACTCACCATAGTACAGTGTGCTTAATGCAAACTCCTTATTCCATTCTGCCCAACCAGCAGGATCAATATGCTTGTCAATGTAAGACTCCATCACCACAGTCCGCGAGTATTCTTTCCATGGCCTACCCAGATATGTAGGGAACACATCTGGTACTGGTTCTAAGTCCTGACCTGGAATGATTCTACAATCTTGGATTGAAATTCCTGTGTTCTGATTTGGGTCTACTCTACCTTGTGCAGTGACCATGTTCTTTTGGTGTGACATTGGTTTTCTAGCTATGATTTCGCATTTCTGAAGCACAACTGCTGCGTTACCAAATATGAAATCAATGGTCCCGAGAATGTAGCAATCTCTGTAGAATTGTCTATAGCTGTGTGCATAGAGTGTGTCTTGGAATGCATCAATTTGGCAACGGTTTATAACAGCTTGATCAGCACTGACTCGAAGTGCTACAGCTTGGTGCTTCTCTGGTCCTGCTGTGTTCTGTACCCAAACGTCTTGTAGTATGAAACCATCCCCTGCAACAGCTGCATTcatataaaagttaatgaaTCATCACACATTCTGACTCCAGAAAAAGGGCTTTTACAGATCAGATTTTCATACACTCCGACAAGTTCATCTTTCTCAGTAGACAGTGATTAGAACTCGGAACAATAAGATGTGATTATATCAATAAACTTGGAGCAAAAAAGTTGACTGCGTTGTAGAGAGTAGGAGATGCTTACCAAGTGTGGCAGATCTGAAAGTTGTTGATCCATCAGCAACATTGAGGCTACCAGTAATGATTGTCAAATTCATACCATCgccaaaaatcatcaaattcttcttcttcttagcAATCTCCACATTCTCTATGTAAGTCCCTTTCTTCACATATATTACGTACCTGGTTTTACTCTTATCTGGAGCTGATGCAACAGCTTCTTGAATTGTACTATAATCTCCACTCCCATCTTGTGCGACCACAACATTTGCCTGGATATTTTCTGATGAACTTCCCAAAATTTTTCGATCTTTCACCCTGATCCACCACGGAAAGCCCCCACTTAACGGCCGGAGATTACCCTTGTTCGAAGCTGAAAGGCTAGCAAGAACTGCTAGAGATGTTCTTGTTCTTGAGATCAAATCTTGCATCAAGTTCTTAATGGACTGTTGGCCTGTGAGGACAATCCCATCTAAGCATGTAACATGGTTAGTGAGCACACCGCTAAGCCATGTATGTGCATCATCAGCATCAGATTTCGAGCCCCAGTTGGCTAAAGCAGCTAATGTATGATTTACTCGATCAATCGACAAGTCCATCAGCTCTAAACAATCAGCTAGCGCAGCTTTATCCTTG from Ricinus communis isolate WT05 ecotype wild-type chromosome 9, ASM1957865v1, whole genome shotgun sequence harbors:
- the LOC8280738 gene encoding DDRGK domain-containing protein 1; the protein is MEELFVAIISMLLVISLIPLYIWKRRQDSRSADLHQEDPQVPQRENVVRATGARRMRRRPAAGAASSSSRPAEAPLEETFDESDDEAAADEQYEARGSRKKDKKRQEREAQRQAEEAARGSRQTKQDRYAEMRRRKDEEHEAKERMLEEEAKARKAKEEEAAALEFEKWKGEFSVDAEGATESEAQDGNQGLLSEFVEYIKKQKCVPLEDLAAEFTMRTQECINRITSLESMGRLSGVMDDRGKYIYISQDEMKAVADYIKRQGRVSISHLASKSNQFIDLEPKTQFVEEIINTDEMTAA
- the LOC8280737 gene encoding pectinesterase, translating into MLYVLLHKSSTIREQQQQASFSADFIMPSSIHQPMLNPSSSNANVSSKIFICFLFLSTIMFSSIFLAPYLITFSHSKPIAPASVCDRAHEPQACLRMVSEAVAADDGVQELNGVHLLKTLLIESLPQMRMGIESAGYIIRRTNDHKDKAALADCLELMDLSIDRVNHTLAALANWGSKSDADDAHTWLSGVLTNHVTCLDGIVLTGQQSIKNLMQDLISRTRTSLAVLASLSASNKGNLRPLSGGFPWWIRVKDRKILGSSSENIQANVVVAQDGSGDYSTIQEAVASAPDKSKTRYVIYVKKGTYIENVEIAKKKKNLMIFGDGMNLTIITGSLNVADGSTTFRSATLAVAGDGFILQDVWVQNTAGPEKHQAVALRVSADQAVINRCQIDAFQDTLYAHSYRQFYRDCYILGTIDFIFGNAAVVLQKCEIIARKPMSHQKNMVTAQGRVDPNQNTGISIQDCRIIPGQDLEPVPDVFPTYLGRPWKEYSRTVVMESYIDKHIDPAGWAEWNKEFALSTLYYGEYANRGPGAGTSKRVNWDGFHVITDPIEARKFTVAELIQGGAWLSSTGVSFTEGL